One Gossypium raimondii isolate GPD5lz chromosome 3, ASM2569854v1, whole genome shotgun sequence genomic window carries:
- the LOC105793915 gene encoding probable 3-hydroxyisobutyrate dehydrogenase, mitochondrial isoform X1: MAMMKMKIYGYRLRALLSTSLSSSPFHSVPSRTFSSSSFENVGFIGLGNMGSRMANNLLKAGYKMTVHDVNCNVMKKYSDMGVSTKQTPSEVAEASDVVITMLPSSSHVLNVYNGPDGLLQGGDLLTPQLFIDSSTIDPQTSRKLAVSVSNCILKEKKENWENPVMLDAPVSGGVVAAEAGSLTFMVGGSEDVYLAAKSLLLSMGKNAIFCGGPGNGSVAKICNNLAMAISMLGLSEALALGQSLGITASTLTKIFNSSSARCWSSDSYNPVPGVMQGVPSSRNYSGGFASKLMAKDLNLAAASAEEVGQRCPLTFLAQNIYTEICNDGHETEDFSCVFQHYYSGKGERN, from the exons ATGGcgatgatgaagatgaagatttACGGTTACAGACTGAGAGCCCTACTTTCTACTTCCCTCTCATCTTCTCCTTTTCATTCCGTTCCGTCTCGCACTTTCTCGTCTTCCTCCTTTGAG AATGTTGGATTCATAGGGCTGGGAAATATGGGATCCAGAATGGCAAATAATTTACTCAAAGCTGGATACAAAATGACTGTTCATGATGT aAACTGTAATGTCATGAAGAAGTACTCTGATATGGGAGTTTCAACAAAACAAACACCTTCTGAAGTTGCAGAAGCAAGTGATGTTGTAATCACAATGTTGCCTTCATCATCTCAT GTATTGAATGTTTACAATGGACCAGATGGCTTACTTCAAGGAGGAGATCTCCTAACGCCTCAATTATTTATAGATTCATCTACAATTGATCCCCAAACATCAAGAAAGCTCGCTGTGTCTGTATCTAATTGCAttctaaaggaaaagaaag AGAATTGGGAGAACCCTGTCATGTTGGATGCTCCCGTCTCTGGAGGTGTTGTAGCTGCAGAAGCTGGTTCACTTACTTTCATG GTTGGTGGCTCTGAAGATGTGTATCTTGCTGCCAAATCCTTACTCCTCTCGATGGGAAAAAACGCAATTTTCTGTGGTGGACCAGGAAATGGTTCA GTGGCAAAGATATGCAACAATTTGGCAATGGCTATTAGTATGCTTGGACTGTCAGAAGCTCTAGCTCTTGGTCAGTCTCTAGGAATAACTGCCAGTACGCTGACAAAGATATTTAACTCTTCAAGTGCACGCTGTTGGAGTAG TGATAGTTATAATCCAGTTCCTGGTGTGATGCAAGGAGTGCCTTCTTCAAGGAATTATAGTGGTGGATTTGCATCCAAGCTCATG GCTAAAGACCTAAACCTTGCTGCTGCATCAGCAGAAGAAGTTGGTCAAAGATGTCCACTGACATTTCTAGCACAAAACAT ATATACAGAGATTTGCAACGATGGTCATGAAACTGAAGACTTCTCGTGTGTGTTCCAGCATTATTACTCTGGCAAGGGTGAACGCAATTAG
- the LOC105793915 gene encoding probable 3-hydroxyisobutyrate dehydrogenase, mitochondrial isoform X2 yields the protein MAMMKMKIYGYRLRALLSTSLSSSPFHSVPSRTFSSSSFENVGFIGLGNMGSRMANNLLKAGYKMTVHDVNCNVMKKYSDMGVSTKQTPSEVAEASDVVITMLPSSSHVLNVYNGPDGLLQGGDLLTPQLFIDSSTIDPQTSRKLAVSVSNCILKEKKENWENPVMLDAPVSGGVVAAEAGSLTFMVGGSEDVYLAAKSLLLSMGKNAIFCGGPGNGSVAKICNNLAMAISMLGLSEALALGQSLGITASTLTKIFNSSSARCWSSDSYNPVPGVMQGVPSSRNYSGGFASKLMAKDLNLAAASAEEVGQRCPLTFLAQNIRHRLL from the exons ATGGcgatgatgaagatgaagatttACGGTTACAGACTGAGAGCCCTACTTTCTACTTCCCTCTCATCTTCTCCTTTTCATTCCGTTCCGTCTCGCACTTTCTCGTCTTCCTCCTTTGAG AATGTTGGATTCATAGGGCTGGGAAATATGGGATCCAGAATGGCAAATAATTTACTCAAAGCTGGATACAAAATGACTGTTCATGATGT aAACTGTAATGTCATGAAGAAGTACTCTGATATGGGAGTTTCAACAAAACAAACACCTTCTGAAGTTGCAGAAGCAAGTGATGTTGTAATCACAATGTTGCCTTCATCATCTCAT GTATTGAATGTTTACAATGGACCAGATGGCTTACTTCAAGGAGGAGATCTCCTAACGCCTCAATTATTTATAGATTCATCTACAATTGATCCCCAAACATCAAGAAAGCTCGCTGTGTCTGTATCTAATTGCAttctaaaggaaaagaaag AGAATTGGGAGAACCCTGTCATGTTGGATGCTCCCGTCTCTGGAGGTGTTGTAGCTGCAGAAGCTGGTTCACTTACTTTCATG GTTGGTGGCTCTGAAGATGTGTATCTTGCTGCCAAATCCTTACTCCTCTCGATGGGAAAAAACGCAATTTTCTGTGGTGGACCAGGAAATGGTTCA GTGGCAAAGATATGCAACAATTTGGCAATGGCTATTAGTATGCTTGGACTGTCAGAAGCTCTAGCTCTTGGTCAGTCTCTAGGAATAACTGCCAGTACGCTGACAAAGATATTTAACTCTTCAAGTGCACGCTGTTGGAGTAG TGATAGTTATAATCCAGTTCCTGGTGTGATGCAAGGAGTGCCTTCTTCAAGGAATTATAGTGGTGGATTTGCATCCAAGCTCATG GCTAAAGACCTAAACCTTGCTGCTGCATCAGCAGAAGAAGTTGGTCAAAGATGTCCACTGACATTTCTAGCACAAAACAT TAGACACCGGCTACTTTAG